From one Anabas testudineus chromosome 18, fAnaTes1.2, whole genome shotgun sequence genomic stretch:
- the LOC113166678 gene encoding zinc finger protein 420-like → MDFTDQNQNQSQKGLKEEELDELDELDHIDNGIKIEDPDFIDRNHIKIKIKEEKQDPDQQSTKAAGSADPQSQSSRGSFCPICSRPVAAPSSLKAHLRVHTGEKPYSCEQCGKSFMRSNQIKFHHCVQTREKPYSCERCGKTFEYPCILKKTNTTEPFLKSSEWKNVPRHFKLSAAASTGSSFRIQL, encoded by the exons ATGGACTTTAcggaccagaaccagaaccagagcCAGAAGGgactgaaggaggaggagctggacgAGCTGGACGAGCTGGACCACATCGACAACGGAATAAAGATCGAAGATCCGGATTTCATCGACCGGAACCACATCAAGattaaaataaaggaagaaaagcAGGACCCGGACCAGCAGAGTACCAAGGCTGCTGGTTCCGCTGATCCACAG AGTCAGAGCTCCAGAGGTTCCTTCTGTCCCATCTGTAGCCGACCTGTTGCAGCTCCGTCGAGTCTGAAGGCTCATCTGAGAGTTCACACCGGAGAGAAACCCTACAGCTGTGAGCAGTGTGGGAAATCATTCATGAGATCCAATCAGATCAAATTCCATCACTGTGTGCAGACCAGAGAGAAACCCTACAGCTGTGAGCGGTGCGGAAAAACCTTTGAGTATCCGTGCAtcctaaaaaagacaaacacgaCCGAACCCTTCCTGAAGTCATCAGAGTGGAAAAACGTTCCTCGGCACTTTAAACTGTCTGCGGCTGCTTCCACAGGATCCAGCTTCAGGATCCAGCTTTAG